One Nocardia iowensis DNA window includes the following coding sequences:
- a CDS encoding DUF3558 domain-containing protein → MTSRSNSWQLAALALGAVFVIAGCGSSTDGDPKPTGNSPTSTTSVAPDVPSGYDPCTDVPQSVLDSEKLLDKTPDDSNASGGIKWRGCLWVQTDGYGARIQTTNITVDMVRAKNFSDTREFTVNGRRAISTRQSNDHPEAACTVDVEMKGGSLEINLSNPPSRRNTGHLDTCDLTRKLAEKVVPTMPANV, encoded by the coding sequence ATGACGAGCAGGTCGAATTCGTGGCAGTTAGCTGCTCTCGCGCTCGGCGCCGTGTTCGTGATCGCCGGGTGCGGGTCGTCGACAGATGGGGATCCCAAGCCGACGGGAAATTCACCTACGTCGACGACGAGCGTCGCTCCGGACGTGCCTTCCGGCTACGACCCCTGCACTGACGTCCCGCAGAGCGTGTTGGACTCCGAAAAACTGCTGGACAAGACGCCTGATGACTCCAATGCCTCTGGCGGCATCAAGTGGCGTGGGTGTCTGTGGGTCCAAACAGACGGGTACGGAGCGAGAATCCAGACGACGAACATCACCGTCGATATGGTGCGAGCGAAGAACTTCTCTGATACTCGCGAGTTCACTGTCAACGGTCGCCGAGCAATCTCAACCCGGCAGTCCAATGACCACCCGGAGGCCGCATGCACGGTGGATGTGGAGATGAAGGGCGGCAGTCTCGAAATCAACCTGAGCAATCCTCCGTCGCGGCGTAATACAGGACACCTCGACACCTGCGACCTCACTCGGAAGCTCGCGGAGAAGGTCGTGCCGACAATGCCGGCCAACGTGTAA
- a CDS encoding helix-turn-helix domain-containing protein — translation MLARQLRELRENSGVSAEHARQEIGVGKQTLWRMETGQPVRLNPLFIERLCEVYGACEDVTSMLLGLVEEAHRTGWWHAYGDAIPKHFDLFVGLEDAAERIISYQTVLLPGLLQTEEYRRAMIRVDAPTMPRAEVERRIELFARRKARLTNTDNLLAIDAIVDECMLRRPIGGPAVMADQLEHLARVDELPNVSVRVVPLSAEAYGGLAVGPFVLLEFPRHPMAHLTEPPIVYTEGHNGALYLEKADEVKQYQQAYIDLQRCALDESRSRALLSKIAKEHAT, via the coding sequence ATGCTGGCACGTCAGCTGCGCGAACTCAGGGAAAATTCAGGCGTCAGCGCGGAACACGCCCGCCAAGAGATAGGCGTTGGCAAGCAAACACTGTGGCGGATGGAGACCGGGCAACCCGTCCGGCTGAATCCGTTGTTCATCGAGCGCTTGTGCGAGGTGTACGGCGCATGCGAAGACGTGACGAGCATGCTGCTCGGATTGGTCGAAGAGGCGCATCGCACCGGATGGTGGCATGCGTACGGCGATGCCATTCCGAAGCATTTCGATTTGTTTGTCGGATTGGAAGACGCTGCTGAGCGGATCATTTCGTATCAGACGGTGCTGTTGCCGGGTTTGTTGCAAACCGAGGAATATCGGCGGGCGATGATTCGGGTAGACGCACCCACAATGCCTAGAGCGGAAGTCGAACGGCGCATCGAGCTGTTCGCTCGACGGAAGGCTCGGCTGACCAATACCGACAACCTGCTCGCCATCGACGCCATCGTGGACGAGTGCATGCTGCGCCGGCCAATCGGCGGTCCAGCAGTCATGGCAGACCAGCTCGAACACCTTGCCCGAGTTGACGAGTTGCCGAACGTCTCGGTACGTGTGGTCCCACTCAGCGCAGAGGCATACGGAGGCCTGGCGGTGGGGCCTTTCGTACTACTCGAATTCCCAAGGCACCCAATGGCACATCTCACAGAGCCACCGATCGTCTACACGGAGGGCCACAACGGTGCGCTGTACCTCGAGAAGGCCGACGAGGTGAAGCAGTATCAGCAGGCATATATCGACCTGCAACGTTGTGCCTTGGATGAGTCCCGCAGTCGCGCTCTCCTCTCCAAGATCGCGAAGGAGCACGCGACGTGA
- a CDS encoding DUF397 domain-containing protein, with amino-acid sequence MSPAVALSSPRSRRSTRREHRSIDSPRFKSSYCSPSRDCVEVPFLGGDLVGVCDSKNANGPALVFTPGEWDAFTAGVANGEFSRSRG; translated from the coding sequence ATGAGTCCCGCAGTCGCGCTCTCCTCTCCAAGATCGCGAAGGAGCACGCGACGTGAACACAGATCGATCGACAGCCCACGGTTCAAGAGCAGCTACTGCAGCCCCAGCCGGGACTGCGTAGAAGTCCCCTTCCTCGGCGGCGACTTGGTCGGCGTTTGTGATTCGAAGAACGCGAACGGCCCAGCGCTCGTTTTCACCCCCGGCGAGTGGGACGCATTCACCGCCGGTGTCGCCAATGGCGAGTTCAGTCGGTCGCGAGGCTGA